Genomic segment of Candidatus Flexicrinis affinis:
GATGGGACTTCAGGCCATCCGTGATCTCCGTGCGCGCGGCGTTAACCAACCCATGCTGCTGTTCACCTACCTCAATCCGGTGTTGGCTTACGGCCCGCGCTTTGCGCACGACTTGGCCGAGGCCGGCGCTGACGGGCTGATCTGCCCCGACCTGCCGCCGGAAGAGGCGGCGCTGCTAACGGGTATGCGCGAGCACGATCTTGCCCAGCCGTTCTTCCTCGCGCCGACCAGCAACGAGGGACGGATTGACGCCGCTGCCGGGGCCGCGCGCGGGTTCATCTACGTCGTCACCGTGACCGGCATCACCGGCGCACGCGCCGAACTTCCGCCTGAGCTGAACGACTATATCGGACGTATCCGCGCACGGACATCGACTCGGCTTGTGCTCGGGTTCGGCATCAGCACGCCGGAGCAGGTGCACACGCTGCACGGCTTGCTCGACGGCTACATCGTCGCAAGTGCGCTCATCCGCAAGGCGCCGGAAGGCGTGGACGCGGTTGTCGACCTCGCCAGAACGCTCAACGACGCGCGTCCGTAAGCGAAGGACTTGTGCAAGGTGTACGGAATTTGAAGGAGGCCGCCCCAACTGATTGACACGCCCCATCCGCCGCGATAAGCTCTGTGCCCATCGTTCGCCTGTGGGAATCCGCGCGTGTCGCACGCATCCTGCCGCACCTACGCCTATTATTACTTTACGGGCCACATAGGGGCAGGTTCGGCGTTGACCGCTGCGCGGAGGACGGCTCGCTAGAAGCGAACGTACACCGGAAATGAAAGGCGCAGAGCACAACGCTCTGCGCCTTTTTTGCTGGTTGGAGGGGATTGGGCGATGTCTCATTGGAGGAAGTTTCCATGATGGTGCGGGGCGTGCGCGGCGCAACGACGGTGGCGGTGAATCGCGCAGACGCGATCGTAGACGCCGCGGCCGAACTGTTGGCGGAAATGATCGAAGCGAACGGAATCATCGAGGACGAAGTGGCCAGTGTGATCTTTACCTCCACACCGGATCTCGACGCCGGTTTTCCGGCGCCGGCGGGCCGCAAGGTCGGTTGGTCGCGAGTCGCGCTGCTCGGGATGCAGGAATTGGGCGTGCCGGGGGCGACCGAGCGTACCGTGCGCATTCTGATCCACTGGAATACCGGCAAGGGCCTCGATGACATCGTTCATGTGTATTTGCACGGCGCACAGGCGCTCAGGCCGGACTTGACGCAGCGCCGGCAGGCGCTGCAAAGCGAGACCGTAGGCATAGACCCTGAAGGGGATCGATCATGATCATCTTGATGGCGGGCGAAAGTTCGGCAGAACACGTCGCGGCAGTTGCCGCTCAGGTTGAGCAAGACGGATACACCCCGCATGTGTGGTCGGGCCAGCAGACGATCGTCGCCGTCGTGGGCCACAGCGCCACACCACTGACACCTGCCGTCTATGAGCAAATGACCGGCGTCGAAAAGGTCACGCCGACGCGCGTCGCCTATACGCTGGCAAGCCGCCAGTTTCATGCCGAGACCACGCAGTTCCCGCTGAACGGCAGCAGCGTAGGCGGCGACAAAGTGCTGGTGATCGCCGGGCCGTGCTCGGTCGAGGGGCGTGAGCAGATTATCGAAACTGCGTGTGCGGTCAAAGAGGCAGGGGCGACCGCGCTCCGTGGTGGCGCATTCAAGCCGCGTACTTCGCCGTACAGCTTTCAGGGCCACGGCGAGCGCGGTCTACAGTGGCTGGCCGAGGCGCGCGAAGTGACCGGTCTGCCGGTCGTCACCGAGGTCATGGACCCGCACTTGGTCGAAATGGTCAGCCA
This window contains:
- the aroH gene encoding chorismate mutase, giving the protein MVRGVRGATTVAVNRADAIVDAAAELLAEMIEANGIIEDEVASVIFTSTPDLDAGFPAPAGRKVGWSRVALLGMQELGVPGATERTVRILIHWNTGKGLDDIVHVYLHGAQALRPDLTQRRQALQSETVGIDPEGDRS
- the aroF gene encoding 3-deoxy-7-phosphoheptulonate synthase, producing the protein MIILMAGESSAEHVAAVAAQVEQDGYTPHVWSGQQTIVAVVGHSATPLTPAVYEQMTGVEKVTPTRVAYTLASRQFHAETTQFPLNGSSVGGDKVLVIAGPCSVEGREQIIETACAVKEAGATALRGGAFKPRTSPYSFQGHGERGLQWLAEAREVTGLPVVTEVMDPHLVEMVSQYADVLQVGARNMQNFTLLNAVGLSRKPVLLKRGMSSTVEDLLMAAEYVLAGGNHQVMLCERGIRTFETATRNTFDLNAIPVLKNLTHLPVIADPSHAVGKSEYVEPVARAAVAAGADGLIVEVHLDPPNAMSDGRQSLTPAQFTAMMQAVRRVAAAVDRSA
- a CDS encoding tryptophan synthase subunit alpha; this encodes MFERASSEGRAAFLPFVMLGYPTLEESIDTIVRIAALGVDGFEIGVPFSDPLADGPTIQHASQVALENGVTIEMGLQAIRDLRARGVNQPMLLFTYLNPVLAYGPRFAHDLAEAGADGLICPDLPPEEAALLTGMREHDLAQPFFLAPTSNEGRIDAAAGAARGFIYVVTVTGITGARAELPPELNDYIGRIRARTSTRLVLGFGISTPEQVHTLHGLLDGYIVASALIRKAPEGVDAVVDLARTLNDARP